ggtcggctgtgtcgcgcataatgaatatgcgcgacagtaatcagccagcttagaagcagcagggaggacgggctgcagaggacatcgctggacgccgggtgagttaaaatgtttattattttaaatgcacgtttttttttggcacgtgtttcacggaccacaccactgcgtggtccgtgggacatcagtgatgccagaaaaaaatggacatgtctccttgcagcaatcacgcacacacgggtacgctgcatggagacacgtgcagtgaaaaatcactgacgtgtgagcaaacccattcattataatgggtctgcgtatgtcagtgattctggtacgcttaaaaaaaaagcacaaacgtaccagaatcactgacgtgtgaaaggggccttaccctTGGGAAAACtaaaatttgtggttaaagcaacacttttgtgttgtgttttatttttttccttccacatatttttaatttctgtaacgcattactgctgtaggaatattacaaaaaagggataaatacatagctaatgtgaaaaatgagtaaaaagacataggcattgcattactgctttagagatatttgcaaagagagatccttagcttttgtattggccaatccatgtgagcccgattaatctcgacaaggtgatctcattatattgggaacctaaccttaaatgcctctatgtgtgattaaaaatctgcatgtctggCAGATAGGTTCCTGactaaataagatggtggacagaccctggctatagggcagagtgcttggtcaggtgcttgtcaaggttatcgggctcacatggattggtcagtacataagctaagaatctcacTTAACAAATATCACTAAAGCAGTAGTGCAATGCCAATGTCGTTTTACTCATTTTTCTCATTACCTGTGTATTAATCCCTTTTTCTATTatttctacagcagtaatgcaatgccaaagtatccttatattattgagtgccactggatatgcttttgtagatatgttttattgaaagtcgttttgagcacttcgaagggtgcagtttttaaaatgatgtcattttgggtattttctgtcacacagGCCTTTTAAAGTAGAACACTACATACTTTGGAATTTATATACatttatgtgtgtctatgtgtatgtttGAGGTTATATTATTTAAAAGCTTTataacttcaattttatttatggcAGATGACGGTACCAGGAGTTCAACACAGAAAGCTCAGGGCAGTGAAAGTCacaaaggagagaagccatattcttgttcagaatgttCGAAATGTTTTGCTAAgaaatcaaatctcattacacatgagagaattcacacgggagtgaagccatattcatgtgcagaatgtggaaaatgttttgctctgaaagcaaatcttattagacatgaggtaattcacacaggagagaagcattattcatgttcagaatgtgagaaatgttttgctgacaaattaaatcttattacacatgagagaattcacacaggagagaagccatattcatgttcagaatgtgagacatGTTGTGCTTCCAAATCAGCTCTCAttgcacatgagagaattcacacaggagagaagccatattcatgtgcagaatgtggaaaatgttttgctctgaaatcacatcttattagacatgaggtaattcacacaggagagaagatttattcatgttcagaatgtgagaaatgttttgctgacaaatcaaatctcattacacatgagagaattcacacaggagtgaagccatattcatgttccgaatgtgggaaatgttttactttgaAATCAAAACTTGATAAACATTTGAGAATTCACacgggagtgaagccatattcctgttcagaatgtgagaaatcttTTGCTTGGAAATCagctctcattacacatgagagaattcacacaggagagaagccatattcctgttcagaatgtcaAACATGTTTTGCTTCCAAATCAGCTCTCAttgcacatgagagaattcacacaggagagaagccatattcatgttcagaatgtgagacatGTTGTGCTTCCAAATcagatctcattacacatgagagaattcacacaggagtgaagccatattcatgttcagaatgtgagaaatgttttgctcggaaatcatctcttgttaaacatgagagaattcacacaggagagaagccgaattcatgttcagaatgtgggaaatgttttgctcggaaatcatctcttgttaaacatgagagaattcacacaggagagaagccgtattcatgttcagaatgtgggaaatgtttttttcagCAATCACATCTCATTagacatgagagaagtcacacaggagagaattcatattcatgttcagaatgtgggacatgttttgctgcaaaatcaaatcttattagacatgagagaattcacacaggagagaagccatattcatgttcagaatgtggaaaatgttttgctctgaaagcacatcttattagacatgaggtaattcacacaggagagaagatttattcatgttcagaatgtgggaaatgttttgctgcaaaatcaaatcttattagacatgagagaattcacaaaggagagaagccatattcatgttcagaatgtgggaaatgttttactgcaaaatcaaatcttattacacatgagagaattcacacaggagtgaagccatagtcaTGAATATAATGCCTGTTTTAGTAAATATTAAGACTTTTACTACCTGTTAATAAGGAGTTTATTTTTATGTCATTACAGTTGTGTACTTTTTATGATGGATCATTTACAAACTATTCatctttttacactttttttaatttttgatggagagaaaaaacttttttttgttataGCCAAGTTGTACGCTTTATTCATCCATTTGTGTATTGCTTGAATGAGAGCAGAATTCATTTTGTTAAATCTACACTCCATTTTGTCTTTGTGTAAGAGCCTGTACTGTGTCTCCCCTGGTGTAATGCAACAGAGACCCCTCTGTTTACTTTAGATAAGGGCTTGTATAGTTTCAGTTTCTTTGTTAAAAGTGAAGTTCAGGAATGTAAAACTAAAAAGTTTATATAGTCTTATATAAATGAGTAACCATGATGTAatcttttatttgtttatttgtttgagaCAAAGTGAGAGCTACTCCTGATACTTTATTGTCTCAGAGGTGCGTCTcctatacatacatgcatgcatgcatacatacgtaCATGATCTctctataatttaatttaattaggacTACACACACAAAATCTTATGTCCCATGCTGAATGGCGACAACAGGATCTGGTGTCTAATCAGTGACCCACTCCTCCTGGGAACCGCTcatccaaccaccttgtcttccTCAGAAAGGCAACTCAAGCTGTATCAAAAGGTAAGAAGTTTATTCTTACAATATTCGAATTTGATGCACAgacaattttgcaaattttcccacctgcaaagaatggagagggctgtaatttttattgtaggtagcttcaactgtgacagaataaaaaaaaaaacaatacagaaaattatattgcatgatttttaaataataaatttacattttattgcgagaaatatgtatttgatacaatggaaatacagaacttagcatttggtacagaaacctttgtttgcagttacagaggttagAAGTTTCCTACAATTCTTGAaccagtttgcacacactgcagcagggattttggttcactcctccatacagatcttctccagatctttcaggtttctgggCTGTCACTGGTCTGCATTGAGTTTCagttccttccaaagattttctattaggctcaggtccttagttgccctgtctgtgtgtttTGGAACATCGTCATGCTGTAAGGccaagccacgacccatcttcaatgctctaacacattctattttggtctcacttGACCACATGACCTTTTCACATGCCTCCCTGGATTatccagatggtcactggcaaGATTCAAATGAGCCTTGATGTGcaggcatgagcagggggaccttgcgtgccctgaagAATTTTAATCCAagacggcatagtgtgttacagTAATATTTGAGAATGTGGTCTGTTttgttcaggtcattgaccaggtcctcccgtgtaattctgggctgattcttgacctttctcatTATACTTACctccacgaggcgagatcttgcatggagccccaaaccgagtaagattgacagtcattggggggcgtgcgtgcggcagagcattgggagGCTGCATGTGAAAGCATTGTAAGGGTGCGTGCAGCAGGGCATTTGGAGCGTGCGGCAGGGCATTGGGAGTGTGCGGCAGGGCATTGCGGCAGAGCATTGGATggtgtgcgtgcggcagagcattgaggGGCGTGCATGCACAGAGCATGTTGTGCGGGCGTGCGGCAGAGCTTTGCGGGCTGGCTGGCggccgtgcgtcagagcattgaaggcaagcatgcggcagagcattgctggtacagGTAGTGTAGAGCGCTATTTAAGGAGCACTATGCCTCTGTCCTTGGTGACAATTAAGACATTAGGATCTCTTTGcgctcaccaacaaaatggctccgccctgtgatcctaaacttcattctctctatATCCTTTTGCAAACACCCAGGAGAGGGAGGTGACATTACACACATGAGCAGATTACACCcatttttactgcagttgtaatgtaagctagttctacagtaggtctACAGTAGGAttgcagcagctgctccccctaatgcttaagagtgaaaaatatcatctcagctgaaaactttgcctctttcttcaagcagaacatagacaacatcagagcaagcttt
This portion of the Anomaloglossus baeobatrachus isolate aAnoBae1 unplaced genomic scaffold, aAnoBae1.hap1 Scaffold_41, whole genome shotgun sequence genome encodes:
- the LOC142277323 gene encoding uncharacterized protein LOC142277323 isoform X1; the encoded protein is MAPGPVRYRGLRLDKCSFEIQRKDMQNAADTMEKEEMDVRSDERSRDLFTDDGTRSSTQKAQGSESHKGEKPYSCSECSKCFAKKSNLITHERIHTGVKPYSCAECGKCFALKANLIRHEVIHTGEKHYSCSECEKCFADKLNLITHERIHTGEKPYSCSECETCCASKSALIAHERIHTGEKPYSCAECGKCFALKSHLIRHEVIHTGEKIYSCSECEKCFADKSNLITHERIHTGVKPYSCSECGKCFTLKSKLDKHLRIHTGVKPYSCSECEKSFAWKSALITHERIHTGEKPYSCSECQTCFASKSALIAHERIHTGEKPYSCSECETCCASKSDLITHERIHTGVKPYSCSECEKCFARKSSLVKHERIHTGEKPNSCSECGKCFARKSSLVKHERIHTGEKPYSCSECGKCFFQQSHLIRHERSHTGENSYSCSECGTCFAAKSNLIRHERIHTGEKPYSCSECGKCFALKAHLIRHEVIHTGEKIYSCSECGKCFAAKSNLIRHERIHKGEKPYSCSECGKCFTAKSNLITHERIHTGVKP
- the LOC142277323 gene encoding uncharacterized protein LOC142277323 isoform X2; amino-acid sequence: MQNAADTMEKEEMDVRSDERSRDLFTDDGTRSSTQKAQGSESHKGEKPYSCSECSKCFAKKSNLITHERIHTGVKPYSCAECGKCFALKANLIRHEVIHTGEKHYSCSECEKCFADKLNLITHERIHTGEKPYSCSECETCCASKSALIAHERIHTGEKPYSCAECGKCFALKSHLIRHEVIHTGEKIYSCSECEKCFADKSNLITHERIHTGVKPYSCSECGKCFTLKSKLDKHLRIHTGVKPYSCSECEKSFAWKSALITHERIHTGEKPYSCSECQTCFASKSALIAHERIHTGEKPYSCSECETCCASKSDLITHERIHTGVKPYSCSECEKCFARKSSLVKHERIHTGEKPNSCSECGKCFARKSSLVKHERIHTGEKPYSCSECGKCFFQQSHLIRHERSHTGENSYSCSECGTCFAAKSNLIRHERIHTGEKPYSCSECGKCFALKAHLIRHEVIHTGEKIYSCSECGKCFAAKSNLIRHERIHKGEKPYSCSECGKCFTAKSNLITHERIHTGVKP